A region from the Lemur catta isolate mLemCat1 chromosome 7, mLemCat1.pri, whole genome shotgun sequence genome encodes:
- the KAT5 gene encoding histone acetyltransferase KAT5 isoform X4, with translation MAEVGEIIEGCRLPVLRRNQDNEDEWPLAEILSVKDISGRKLFYVHYIDFNKRLDEWVTHERLDLKKIQFPKKEAKTPTKNGLPGSRPGSPEREVKRKVEVVSPATPVPSETAPASVFPQNGSARRAVAAQPGRKRKSNCLGTDEDSQDSSDGIPSAPRMTGSLVSDRSHDDIVTRMKNIECIELGRHRLKPWYFSPYPQELTTLPVLYLCEFCLKYGRSLKCLQRHLTKCDLRHPPGNEIYRKGTISFFEIDGRKNKSYSQNLCLLAKCFLDHKTLYYDTDPFLFYVMTEYDCKGFHIVGYFSKEKESTEDYNVACILTLPPYQRRGYGKLLIEFSYELSKVEGKTGTPEKPLSDLGLLSYRSYWSQTILEILMGLKSESGERPQITINEISEITSIKKEDVISTLQYLNLINYYKGQYILTLSEDIVDGHERAMLKRLLRIDSKCLHFTPKDWSKRGKW, from the exons atggcGGAGGTG GGGGAGATAATCGAGGGTTGCCGCCTACCCGTGCTGCGGCGGAACCAGGACAACGAAGATGAGTGGC CCCTGGCTGAGATCCTGAGCGTGAAGGACATCAGTGGCCGGAAGCTTTTCTACGTCCATTACATTGACT TCAACAAACGCCTGGATGAATGGGTGACCCACGAGCGGCTGGACCTAAAGAAGATCCAGTTCCCCAAGAAAGAGGCCAAGACTCCTACCAAGAACGGACTTCCTGGGTCCCGCCCCGGCTCTCCGGAGAGAGAGGTG AAACGGAAGGTGGAGGTGGTTTCACCAGCAACTCCGGTGCCCAGCGAGACAGCCCCAGCCTCGGTTTTCCCCCAG aatggatCCGCCCGTAGGGCAGTGGCAGCTCAGCCAGGACGGAAGCGAAAATCAAATTGCTTGGGCACCGATGAG GACTCCCAGGATAGCTCAGATGGAATACCATCAGCGCCACGCATGACCGGCAGCCTGGTGTCTGACCGGAGCCACGACGACATTGTCACCCGGATGAAGAACATTGAGTGCATCGAGCTGGGCCGGCATCGCCTCAAGCCGTGGTACTTCTCCCCGTACCCACAAGAACTCACTACATTGCCCGTCCTCTACCTGTGCGAGTTCTGTCTCAAGTATGGCCGTAGCCTCAAGTGTCTTCAGCGTCACTTG aCCAAGTGTGACCTGCGACATCCCCCAGGCAACGAGATTTACCGCAAGGGAACCATCTCTTTTTTTGAGATTGATGGACGTAAGAACAAG AGTTACTCCCAGAATTTGTGTCTTTTGGCCAAGTGTTTCCTCGACCACAAGACCTTATACTATGATACAGACCCTTTCCTCTTCTACGTCATGACTGAGTATGACTGCAAGGGCTTCCACATTGTGGGCTACTTCTCCAAG GAGAAGGAATCAACAGAAGACTACAATGTGGCCTGCATCCTAACCCTGCCTCCCTACCAGCGCCGGGGCTACGGCAAGCTGCTCATTGAGTTCA GCTATGAACTCTCCAAAGTGGAAGGGAAAACAGGGACCCCTGAGAAGCCCCTTTCAGACCTTGGCCTCCTATCCTATCGAAGCTACTGGTCCCAGACCATCCTGGAGATCCTGATGGGGCTGAAGTCGGAGAGCGGGGAGAGGCCACAGATTACCATCAA CGAGATCAGTGAAATCACCAGCATCAAGAAGGAGGATGTCATCTCCACCCTGCAGTACCTCAACCTCATCAACTACTACAAG GGCCAGTATATCCTCACACTGTCAGAGGACATCGTGGATGGGCATGAGCGGGCCATGCTCAAGCGGCTCCTTAGGATTGACTCCAAGTGTCTGCACTTCACTCCCAAGGACTGGAGCAAGAGGGGAAAGTGGTGA
- the KAT5 gene encoding histone acetyltransferase KAT5 isoform X2, with translation MAEVGEIIEGCRLPVLRRNQDNEDEWPLAEILSVKDISGRKLFYVHYIDFNKRLDEWVTHERLDLKKIQFPKKEAKTPTKNGLPGSRPGSPEREVPASAQASGKTLPIPVQITLRFNLPKEREAIPGGEPDQPLSSSSCLQPNHRSTKRKVEVVSPATPVPSETAPASVFPQNGSARRAVAAQPGRKRKSNCLGTDEDSQDSSDGIPSAPRMTGSLVSDRSHDDIVTRMKNIECIELGRHRLKPWYFSPYPQELTTLPVLYLCEFCLKYGRSLKCLQRHLTKCDLRHPPGNEIYRKGTISFFEIDGRKNKSYSQNLCLLAKCFLDHKTLYYDTDPFLFYVMTEYDCKGFHIVGYFSKEKESTEDYNVACILTLPPYQRRGYGKLLIEFSYELSKVEGKTGTPEKPLSDLGLLSYRSYWSQTILEILMGLKSESGERPQITINEISEITSIKKEDVISTLQYLNLINYYKGQYILTLSEDIVDGHERAMLKRLLRIDSKCLHFTPKDWSKRGKW, from the exons atggcGGAGGTG GGGGAGATAATCGAGGGTTGCCGCCTACCCGTGCTGCGGCGGAACCAGGACAACGAAGATGAGTGGC CCCTGGCTGAGATCCTGAGCGTGAAGGACATCAGTGGCCGGAAGCTTTTCTACGTCCATTACATTGACT TCAACAAACGCCTGGATGAATGGGTGACCCACGAGCGGCTGGACCTAAAGAAGATCCAGTTCCCCAAGAAAGAGGCCAAGACTCCTACCAAGAACGGACTTCCTGGGTCCCGCCCCGGCTCTCCGGAGAGAGAGGTG CCGGCCTCCGCCCAGGCCAGCGGGAAGACCTTGCCAATCCCGGTCCAGATCACACTCCGCTTCAACCTGCCCAAGGAGCGGGAGGCCATTCCCGGTGGCGAGCCTGACCAGCCGctctcctccagctcctgcctgcaGCCCAACCACCGCTCAACG AAACGGAAGGTGGAGGTGGTTTCACCAGCAACTCCGGTGCCCAGCGAGACAGCCCCAGCCTCGGTTTTCCCCCAG aatggatCCGCCCGTAGGGCAGTGGCAGCTCAGCCAGGACGGAAGCGAAAATCAAATTGCTTGGGCACCGATGAG GACTCCCAGGATAGCTCAGATGGAATACCATCAGCGCCACGCATGACCGGCAGCCTGGTGTCTGACCGGAGCCACGACGACATTGTCACCCGGATGAAGAACATTGAGTGCATCGAGCTGGGCCGGCATCGCCTCAAGCCGTGGTACTTCTCCCCGTACCCACAAGAACTCACTACATTGCCCGTCCTCTACCTGTGCGAGTTCTGTCTCAAGTATGGCCGTAGCCTCAAGTGTCTTCAGCGTCACTTG aCCAAGTGTGACCTGCGACATCCCCCAGGCAACGAGATTTACCGCAAGGGAACCATCTCTTTTTTTGAGATTGATGGACGTAAGAACAAG AGTTACTCCCAGAATTTGTGTCTTTTGGCCAAGTGTTTCCTCGACCACAAGACCTTATACTATGATACAGACCCTTTCCTCTTCTACGTCATGACTGAGTATGACTGCAAGGGCTTCCACATTGTGGGCTACTTCTCCAAG GAGAAGGAATCAACAGAAGACTACAATGTGGCCTGCATCCTAACCCTGCCTCCCTACCAGCGCCGGGGCTACGGCAAGCTGCTCATTGAGTTCA GCTATGAACTCTCCAAAGTGGAAGGGAAAACAGGGACCCCTGAGAAGCCCCTTTCAGACCTTGGCCTCCTATCCTATCGAAGCTACTGGTCCCAGACCATCCTGGAGATCCTGATGGGGCTGAAGTCGGAGAGCGGGGAGAGGCCACAGATTACCATCAA CGAGATCAGTGAAATCACCAGCATCAAGAAGGAGGATGTCATCTCCACCCTGCAGTACCTCAACCTCATCAACTACTACAAG GGCCAGTATATCCTCACACTGTCAGAGGACATCGTGGATGGGCATGAGCGGGCCATGCTCAAGCGGCTCCTTAGGATTGACTCCAAGTGTCTGCACTTCACTCCCAAGGACTGGAGCAAGAGGGGAAAGTGGTGA
- the KAT5 gene encoding histone acetyltransferase KAT5 isoform X3: protein MAEVVSPVPGAGRREPGEVGRARGPPVADPGAALSPQGEIIEGCRLPVLRRNQDNEDEWPLAEILSVKDISGRKLFYVHYIDFNKRLDEWVTHERLDLKKIQFPKKEAKTPTKNGLPGSRPGSPEREVKRKVEVVSPATPVPSETAPASVFPQNGSARRAVAAQPGRKRKSNCLGTDEDSQDSSDGIPSAPRMTGSLVSDRSHDDIVTRMKNIECIELGRHRLKPWYFSPYPQELTTLPVLYLCEFCLKYGRSLKCLQRHLTKCDLRHPPGNEIYRKGTISFFEIDGRKNKSYSQNLCLLAKCFLDHKTLYYDTDPFLFYVMTEYDCKGFHIVGYFSKEKESTEDYNVACILTLPPYQRRGYGKLLIEFSYELSKVEGKTGTPEKPLSDLGLLSYRSYWSQTILEILMGLKSESGERPQITINEISEITSIKKEDVISTLQYLNLINYYKGQYILTLSEDIVDGHERAMLKRLLRIDSKCLHFTPKDWSKRGKW, encoded by the exons atggcGGAGGTGGTGAGTCCGGTgcccggggcggggcggagggagcCAGGGGAGGTGGGTAGAGCCCGAGGCCCCCCAGTAGCCGACCCTGGCGCCGCGCTGTCTCCCCAGGGGGAGATAATCGAGGGTTGCCGCCTACCCGTGCTGCGGCGGAACCAGGACAACGAAGATGAGTGGC CCCTGGCTGAGATCCTGAGCGTGAAGGACATCAGTGGCCGGAAGCTTTTCTACGTCCATTACATTGACT TCAACAAACGCCTGGATGAATGGGTGACCCACGAGCGGCTGGACCTAAAGAAGATCCAGTTCCCCAAGAAAGAGGCCAAGACTCCTACCAAGAACGGACTTCCTGGGTCCCGCCCCGGCTCTCCGGAGAGAGAGGTG AAACGGAAGGTGGAGGTGGTTTCACCAGCAACTCCGGTGCCCAGCGAGACAGCCCCAGCCTCGGTTTTCCCCCAG aatggatCCGCCCGTAGGGCAGTGGCAGCTCAGCCAGGACGGAAGCGAAAATCAAATTGCTTGGGCACCGATGAG GACTCCCAGGATAGCTCAGATGGAATACCATCAGCGCCACGCATGACCGGCAGCCTGGTGTCTGACCGGAGCCACGACGACATTGTCACCCGGATGAAGAACATTGAGTGCATCGAGCTGGGCCGGCATCGCCTCAAGCCGTGGTACTTCTCCCCGTACCCACAAGAACTCACTACATTGCCCGTCCTCTACCTGTGCGAGTTCTGTCTCAAGTATGGCCGTAGCCTCAAGTGTCTTCAGCGTCACTTG aCCAAGTGTGACCTGCGACATCCCCCAGGCAACGAGATTTACCGCAAGGGAACCATCTCTTTTTTTGAGATTGATGGACGTAAGAACAAG AGTTACTCCCAGAATTTGTGTCTTTTGGCCAAGTGTTTCCTCGACCACAAGACCTTATACTATGATACAGACCCTTTCCTCTTCTACGTCATGACTGAGTATGACTGCAAGGGCTTCCACATTGTGGGCTACTTCTCCAAG GAGAAGGAATCAACAGAAGACTACAATGTGGCCTGCATCCTAACCCTGCCTCCCTACCAGCGCCGGGGCTACGGCAAGCTGCTCATTGAGTTCA GCTATGAACTCTCCAAAGTGGAAGGGAAAACAGGGACCCCTGAGAAGCCCCTTTCAGACCTTGGCCTCCTATCCTATCGAAGCTACTGGTCCCAGACCATCCTGGAGATCCTGATGGGGCTGAAGTCGGAGAGCGGGGAGAGGCCACAGATTACCATCAA CGAGATCAGTGAAATCACCAGCATCAAGAAGGAGGATGTCATCTCCACCCTGCAGTACCTCAACCTCATCAACTACTACAAG GGCCAGTATATCCTCACACTGTCAGAGGACATCGTGGATGGGCATGAGCGGGCCATGCTCAAGCGGCTCCTTAGGATTGACTCCAAGTGTCTGCACTTCACTCCCAAGGACTGGAGCAAGAGGGGAAAGTGGTGA
- the KAT5 gene encoding histone acetyltransferase KAT5 isoform X1, with protein sequence MAEVVSPVPGAGRREPGEVGRARGPPVADPGAALSPQGEIIEGCRLPVLRRNQDNEDEWPLAEILSVKDISGRKLFYVHYIDFNKRLDEWVTHERLDLKKIQFPKKEAKTPTKNGLPGSRPGSPEREVPASAQASGKTLPIPVQITLRFNLPKEREAIPGGEPDQPLSSSSCLQPNHRSTKRKVEVVSPATPVPSETAPASVFPQNGSARRAVAAQPGRKRKSNCLGTDEDSQDSSDGIPSAPRMTGSLVSDRSHDDIVTRMKNIECIELGRHRLKPWYFSPYPQELTTLPVLYLCEFCLKYGRSLKCLQRHLTKCDLRHPPGNEIYRKGTISFFEIDGRKNKSYSQNLCLLAKCFLDHKTLYYDTDPFLFYVMTEYDCKGFHIVGYFSKEKESTEDYNVACILTLPPYQRRGYGKLLIEFSYELSKVEGKTGTPEKPLSDLGLLSYRSYWSQTILEILMGLKSESGERPQITINEISEITSIKKEDVISTLQYLNLINYYKGQYILTLSEDIVDGHERAMLKRLLRIDSKCLHFTPKDWSKRGKW encoded by the exons atggcGGAGGTGGTGAGTCCGGTgcccggggcggggcggagggagcCAGGGGAGGTGGGTAGAGCCCGAGGCCCCCCAGTAGCCGACCCTGGCGCCGCGCTGTCTCCCCAGGGGGAGATAATCGAGGGTTGCCGCCTACCCGTGCTGCGGCGGAACCAGGACAACGAAGATGAGTGGC CCCTGGCTGAGATCCTGAGCGTGAAGGACATCAGTGGCCGGAAGCTTTTCTACGTCCATTACATTGACT TCAACAAACGCCTGGATGAATGGGTGACCCACGAGCGGCTGGACCTAAAGAAGATCCAGTTCCCCAAGAAAGAGGCCAAGACTCCTACCAAGAACGGACTTCCTGGGTCCCGCCCCGGCTCTCCGGAGAGAGAGGTG CCGGCCTCCGCCCAGGCCAGCGGGAAGACCTTGCCAATCCCGGTCCAGATCACACTCCGCTTCAACCTGCCCAAGGAGCGGGAGGCCATTCCCGGTGGCGAGCCTGACCAGCCGctctcctccagctcctgcctgcaGCCCAACCACCGCTCAACG AAACGGAAGGTGGAGGTGGTTTCACCAGCAACTCCGGTGCCCAGCGAGACAGCCCCAGCCTCGGTTTTCCCCCAG aatggatCCGCCCGTAGGGCAGTGGCAGCTCAGCCAGGACGGAAGCGAAAATCAAATTGCTTGGGCACCGATGAG GACTCCCAGGATAGCTCAGATGGAATACCATCAGCGCCACGCATGACCGGCAGCCTGGTGTCTGACCGGAGCCACGACGACATTGTCACCCGGATGAAGAACATTGAGTGCATCGAGCTGGGCCGGCATCGCCTCAAGCCGTGGTACTTCTCCCCGTACCCACAAGAACTCACTACATTGCCCGTCCTCTACCTGTGCGAGTTCTGTCTCAAGTATGGCCGTAGCCTCAAGTGTCTTCAGCGTCACTTG aCCAAGTGTGACCTGCGACATCCCCCAGGCAACGAGATTTACCGCAAGGGAACCATCTCTTTTTTTGAGATTGATGGACGTAAGAACAAG AGTTACTCCCAGAATTTGTGTCTTTTGGCCAAGTGTTTCCTCGACCACAAGACCTTATACTATGATACAGACCCTTTCCTCTTCTACGTCATGACTGAGTATGACTGCAAGGGCTTCCACATTGTGGGCTACTTCTCCAAG GAGAAGGAATCAACAGAAGACTACAATGTGGCCTGCATCCTAACCCTGCCTCCCTACCAGCGCCGGGGCTACGGCAAGCTGCTCATTGAGTTCA GCTATGAACTCTCCAAAGTGGAAGGGAAAACAGGGACCCCTGAGAAGCCCCTTTCAGACCTTGGCCTCCTATCCTATCGAAGCTACTGGTCCCAGACCATCCTGGAGATCCTGATGGGGCTGAAGTCGGAGAGCGGGGAGAGGCCACAGATTACCATCAA CGAGATCAGTGAAATCACCAGCATCAAGAAGGAGGATGTCATCTCCACCCTGCAGTACCTCAACCTCATCAACTACTACAAG GGCCAGTATATCCTCACACTGTCAGAGGACATCGTGGATGGGCATGAGCGGGCCATGCTCAAGCGGCTCCTTAGGATTGACTCCAAGTGTCTGCACTTCACTCCCAAGGACTGGAGCAAGAGGGGAAAGTGGTGA